A section of the Spirochaetota bacterium genome encodes:
- a CDS encoding TRAP transporter small permease subunit, with amino-acid sequence MRCQRCGVGLEESAKACPECGACEEVSNTILDRLVKIEEALLSTLLGLMVILVLIQLVLRNVFHTGIIGGDSIVKHLLLWIVFVGAGLAAKEGSHIRIDVALKILPEKWRQLVETTVTIFSVLICCVIVYASCYFVYMEYEGQERLPFYDIPLWIIEMIIPIGYSVIALRFAASGLSNIIKLSKAK; translated from the coding sequence ATGCGCTGTCAAAGATGTGGTGTGGGGCTTGAGGAAAGCGCAAAGGCATGTCCTGAATGCGGCGCTTGTGAAGAGGTTTCAAATACAATTCTTGATAGGCTGGTGAAAATTGAGGAGGCGCTTCTTTCAACCCTTTTGGGATTAATGGTTATTCTGGTTTTAATTCAGCTTGTATTGAGAAATGTCTTTCACACCGGCATTATTGGCGGAGATTCAATTGTGAAGCACCTGCTTCTCTGGATAGTATTTGTTGGGGCAGGGCTTGCAGCTAAAGAGGGTTCTCATATTAGAATTGATGTGGCCTTAAAGATTTTACCTGAAAAGTGGAGACAGCTTGTTGAAACTACAGTAACTATATTTTCTGTTCTAATTTGTTGTGTCATTGTGTATGCATCCTGCTACTTCGTTTACATGGAGTATGAAGGTCAGGAGAGATTGCCCTTTTATGATATCCCCTTATGGATAATTGAAATGATCATCCCTATTGGTTATTCCGTTATAGCCCTGCGTTTTGCTGCCAGCGGCTTGTCTAATATAATTAAATTGTCAAAGGCAAAATAA
- a CDS encoding SUMF1/EgtB/PvdO family nonheme iron enzyme, with the protein MTDKKTHKPVYIISDSPKMNSDQFGFNAYSKTIAELIANKDNKTPLVIGIYGPWGSGKTTLMQTTRYRLDPRNEKNKRLEKNNEFKDKKIYRKCRTVWFQAWKYKNEDEILAALIEEIFKTMEQDNFFQLCKAKIQELTDRIKTSKITGDLSKLVAGVNISEFFSEMKYKEKLGFYDIFQEFFDDLLWTYLNWRPKGKESEKPDDTKAALIIFIDDLDRCPEPRILNVLETIKLFMDKKGCVFVIGADNDIIEKALKKTYDSDAVKFMDKIVQVTFNLPKFTNIDFELFLEKLVLANMDDVTPHLPLILPAMQDNPRRLKRFLNNLNLVAGLLRNRNIDDIEFRHVLFWNIIDYRYPRLRDDIRGNPDNLDELKKEIKRVQEALGDDTERWIIPSEIPEKAPSSLQQYINQKVLVDIILKFDIERDKLVQLITMSGVVESAKYNEDKKDTEDQFDFGIMAKIDAATFKYGDDKREKKIDQPYEIDIYSVTNAQYEEFIKAGGYRNDKYWSEEGFNWRNRGNVIQPKYWNDPKWSQADCPVVGVNFYEAEAYAKWAHKRLPTEIEWERAARGTDGREYPWGDEFDRELCNTRESGHGKTTRVTLYPKGRSPAGCYDMAGNVWEWTSSWSDKDKDSYALRGGSWSGGQGDCRCAARLDGVPLDRYIVVGFRCARAQL; encoded by the coding sequence ATGACAGACAAAAAAACTCACAAGCCTGTCTACATTATAAGCGACAGTCCGAAAATGAATTCCGACCAATTTGGTTTTAACGCCTATTCCAAAACTATTGCGGAGCTTATCGCAAATAAAGATAATAAGACACCGCTTGTTATCGGCATTTACGGACCCTGGGGATCAGGCAAAACAACATTGATGCAGACCACCAGATACCGACTTGATCCAAGGAATGAAAAGAATAAAAGATTAGAAAAAAATAATGAATTCAAAGATAAAAAAATTTATCGAAAATGCAGAACTGTCTGGTTTCAGGCATGGAAATATAAAAATGAAGATGAAATACTGGCTGCATTGATTGAAGAGATATTCAAAACCATGGAGCAGGATAATTTCTTTCAATTATGCAAAGCAAAAATTCAAGAACTTACTGACAGGATTAAAACATCTAAAATTACAGGAGATTTGTCAAAACTTGTTGCAGGAGTTAATATATCGGAATTTTTTTCGGAAATGAAATATAAAGAAAAACTCGGTTTTTATGATATATTTCAGGAGTTCTTTGACGACCTCCTTTGGACATATCTGAATTGGAGACCGAAAGGAAAAGAATCAGAAAAGCCGGATGATACCAAAGCTGCGCTGATTATTTTCATTGATGACCTTGACCGCTGCCCTGAACCGAGAATTCTGAACGTGCTTGAGACCATCAAGTTATTCATGGATAAAAAGGGATGCGTGTTTGTAATTGGCGCTGATAACGATATTATTGAAAAAGCTCTCAAAAAAACTTATGATAGCGATGCGGTAAAATTTATGGATAAGATCGTTCAGGTAACCTTCAACCTGCCGAAGTTTACAAATATTGATTTTGAGTTATTCTTGGAAAAACTTGTTCTTGCTAATATGGATGATGTAACGCCGCATCTTCCGCTCATTCTGCCTGCAATGCAGGATAACCCGCGACGACTTAAGCGTTTCTTGAATAATCTGAATCTGGTTGCTGGTCTCTTAAGAAACAGAAATATCGATGATATTGAGTTTAGACATGTGCTGTTCTGGAATATTATTGATTACCGCTACCCACGTCTTAGGGATGATATTAGAGGTAATCCTGATAATTTAGATGAACTCAAAAAAGAGATTAAGAGGGTTCAAGAAGCGCTCGGAGACGATACAGAGCGCTGGATTATTCCATCAGAGATTCCTGAAAAGGCTCCCTCCTCACTTCAGCAGTATATTAATCAGAAGGTTCTGGTTGATATTATACTCAAATTTGACATTGAAAGGGATAAGCTTGTACAATTGATAACCATGAGCGGAGTTGTCGAGAGCGCAAAATATAATGAGGATAAGAAAGACACTGAAGACCAGTTTGATTTCGGCATAATGGCAAAAATAGATGCTGCTACTTTCAAATATGGAGATGATAAGAGAGAAAAAAAGATTGATCAACCTTACGAGATTGATATCTATTCTGTTACCAATGCGCAATATGAAGAATTTATTAAGGCTGGAGGATATAGAAATGACAAATACTGGAGTGAAGAAGGATTTAATTGGAGGAATCGCGGTAATGTTATCCAACCAAAATATTGGAATGATCCAAAATGGAGCCAAGCGGACTGCCCTGTTGTAGGGGTAAACTTTTACGAGGCTGAGGCATATGCAAAATGGGCGCATAAAAGGCTGCCAACGGAGATAGAGTGGGAGCGCGCTGCCAGAGGGACCGACGGCCGGGAATATCCATGGGGAGACGAATTTGATCGTGAGCTTTGCAATACACGAGAGTCTGGTCATGGGAAGACAACGAGAGTGACACTTTATCCAAAAGGCAGAAGCCCGGCAGGCTGTTATGACATGGCCGGTAATGTCTGGGAGTGGACGTCAAGCTGGTCTGACAAGGATAAAGATAGCTATGCCTTGCGCGGTGGCTCGTGGAGCGGTGGGCAGGGCGACTGTCGCTGTGCAGCTCGCCTCGACGGCGTCCCGCTCGATAGGTACATCGTTGTTGGATTTCGTTGCGCCAGGGCTCAATTGTAA
- a CDS encoding TRAP transporter large permease subunit → MILLAIIFIVIIALLGAPIFVVVSSFAILGFLSADIHLSAIVVDVYNNFANTPLLYTIPLFAFTGYILAESKTSTRIINVSKALVGWMPGGLAIVSLVTCAFFTAFTGASGVTIIALGGILYPSLIKERYPEKFSLGLLTSSGSLGLLFAPSLPIIMYGAVSETNIIHLFVAGLIPGILLIIILSIYSTYTAKMNRLPKAKVSFMQVVKAVNEAKWELVIPVIIIVGIFGGFVTLGEVAAITIAYSLIIEIYIYKDIKLKNIPLIMKQSMILVGGILIIMGSAYGLTNYMVDAEIPMVILNFMRTYITSKIVFLIILNIFLLIVGCLLDIYSAILVVVPLILPIAKSYGVDPVHLGIIFLTNLEIGYSTPPVGMNLFISSFRFKKSIISLYGAAIPFLGLLLIGLLIITYVPQLSLGLIDFLGIK, encoded by the coding sequence TTGATTCTACTGGCAATAATATTTATAGTAATAATAGCCCTGTTGGGCGCTCCAATTTTTGTGGTTGTATCCTCTTTTGCCATACTCGGATTCCTTTCCGCTGATATCCATCTATCCGCAATAGTGGTTGATGTATACAATAATTTTGCCAATACACCCCTGCTTTACACAATCCCGCTCTTTGCCTTTACCGGATACATCCTTGCTGAAAGCAAGACCTCTACGAGGATTATCAACGTCTCAAAGGCATTAGTAGGCTGGATGCCGGGGGGCCTTGCCATTGTATCCCTGGTTACATGCGCATTCTTTACAGCCTTTACCGGCGCCTCAGGGGTTACAATCATTGCATTAGGGGGAATTCTTTATCCCTCGCTCATAAAGGAAAGATATCCTGAAAAGTTTTCATTGGGTTTGCTTACCTCTTCCGGAAGTTTAGGGCTACTCTTCGCGCCCAGTCTTCCCATAATTATGTATGGCGCTGTTTCTGAGACAAACATTATCCATCTTTTTGTGGCAGGCCTAATACCTGGAATTCTGCTTATAATTATTCTCTCAATCTACAGCACCTATACAGCCAAAATGAACAGGCTTCCTAAGGCGAAAGTCTCCTTTATGCAGGTTGTCAAAGCTGTAAATGAGGCCAAATGGGAGTTGGTAATTCCTGTTATCATAATCGTTGGAATCTTCGGCGGCTTTGTTACGCTTGGCGAGGTTGCTGCCATTACTATAGCATATTCGCTTATTATTGAGATCTATATTTATAAGGATATTAAACTCAAGAACATTCCCCTCATAATGAAACAGAGCATGATACTTGTTGGTGGAATACTCATAATCATGGGTTCTGCCTATGGCCTTACAAACTATATGGTCGATGCAGAGATACCAATGGTAATACTGAATTTTATGAGGACATATATTACCTCAAAGATTGTTTTTCTGATAATTCTGAATATTTTTCTTTTGATTGTGGGATGTCTGCTGGATATCTATTCCGCAATATTGGTCGTTGTTCCGCTGATTTTGCCCATTGCAAAGAGCTATGGGGTGGACCCAGTCCATCTGGGAATAATATTCTTAACAAACCTGGAGATCGGCTACTCCACGCCCCCGGTTGGGATGAATCTATTTATTTCCAGTTTCAGGTTTAAGAAGTCTATCATCTCGTTATATGGAGCCGCTATTCCCTTTTTGGGTTTATTGCTAATAGGACTTCTAATAATAACCTATGTCCCACAGTTAAGCTTAGGTCTTATCGACTTTTTGGGGATAAAGTAG
- a CDS encoding four helix bundle protein, with protein sequence MAKEIKKINALTKVYYLLLWIIPVLECFPRSQRFLLGNRIEESLLDIIDLIIQTVYTSEKKEFLAVCSWSNKLLNTLPRGG encoded by the coding sequence ATGGCAAAAGAGATTAAAAAAATCAACGCGCTAACAAAAGTTTACTATCTGCTGTTATGGATAATCCCTGTTCTTGAGTGCTTCCCCAGAAGCCAGCGTTTTCTGCTCGGCAACAGAATTGAGGAGTCGTTGCTCGATATTATAGATTTAATTATTCAGACAGTTTACACAAGCGAGAAGAAGGAATTCCTTGCTGTATGCTCATGGTCGAACAAATTATTAAACACGCTGCCCCGGGGTGGGTAG
- the dctP gene encoding TRAP transporter substrate-binding protein DctP, with product MRKIIALSVLIFIGLGMSFTVIEAEDGVKYKKRKPAKIRIKLATIAPQGSMAMNYMEKIRTEIRTKTNNEVDFIVYWGGVQGDERNVLRKIRLRQLHGGAFSGSGLGQIVPEVRITEIPYMFRNSDEVAYVRNKLTDNLNKYFEKKGFIMLGYNEVGFLYNFSKEPLTSIEILKKQKHWMPTDDPLVVEVYKAFDITPIPLSVTDVMTSVSTNLINSASMTTFFAMGFRWYTRFPYVSDFPSMNLLGALLVTKSIWNKISPTSRKIVQEIAKYHNDKLSNAMRDVNNRSAQLLKDAGVKIVHVDPDGEFGKYLIKAGITARENLVGKLYSKELLNQALSLLDEYRRLHPESAWELIK from the coding sequence ATGAGAAAAATTATAGCGCTTTCTGTTTTAATTTTTATTGGATTAGGAATGTCTTTTACGGTAATTGAAGCAGAAGATGGGGTAAAGTATAAGAAAAGAAAACCAGCAAAAATCAGAATAAAACTGGCTACCATAGCCCCGCAGGGGTCTATGGCGATGAATTATATGGAGAAGATCAGGACAGAGATTAGAACCAAGACGAATAATGAGGTTGATTTTATTGTATATTGGGGCGGCGTTCAGGGAGATGAAAGAAATGTTTTACGCAAAATACGTTTGCGGCAACTGCATGGCGGCGCATTTTCCGGATCAGGTCTTGGGCAGATCGTTCCTGAGGTGAGGATCACAGAAATCCCCTACATGTTTAGAAATTCTGATGAGGTCGCATACGTTCGGAATAAACTGACGGATAACCTGAACAAGTATTTTGAAAAGAAGGGCTTTATTATGTTGGGGTACAATGAGGTTGGATTTTTATATAACTTCTCCAAGGAACCCCTTACCTCGATTGAAATACTAAAGAAACAGAAGCATTGGATGCCTACTGACGATCCCTTGGTTGTTGAAGTTTATAAGGCCTTTGATATTACACCTATTCCGCTATCAGTTACGGACGTTATGACCTCAGTTTCCACAAATCTCATAAATTCTGCCAGTATGACTACCTTTTTTGCGATGGGATTTCGATGGTATACAAGGTTTCCATATGTGTCCGATTTTCCTTCAATGAATCTATTGGGAGCACTGCTCGTAACAAAGAGTATCTGGAACAAAATATCGCCAACCAGCAGAAAGATAGTTCAAGAGATCGCAAAATATCATAATGATAAGCTATCCAATGCCATGAGAGATGTGAATAATCGAAGCGCGCAGCTTTTGAAGGACGCTGGCGTAAAGATTGTGCATGTTGATCCTGACGGAGAATTTGGAAAGTATCTTATAAAGGCCGGGATTACTGCGAGAGAAAACCTTGTGGGAAAGCTCTACTCTAAAGAACTCCTGAACCAGGCTTTATCTCTGCTTGATGAATATAGAAGACTTCATCCGGAAAGCGCCTGGGAATTAATCAAATAG